Proteins from a genomic interval of Chitinophagales bacterium:
- a CDS encoding BamA/TamA family outer membrane protein, which yields MSLSSHGVLKFLFTRCYKYSSPNRVVKYVKTFVISLLLNIPLSAQTHTLRIIPTDTDTTKLALILNDYDFPKQFPNNIEAQKILPNILNQLQNRGYIAASFDSLQSDSLQTLAYLHLGNPYHWLQLRNGNVEAKALAQIGFRERLFNNSQNVQIEGIKALKERLLQYAENNGYPFAAVQLQNVVIGENGGVSAELWIEKNDLVLIDSILTTSNVSISERYLQNYLGIKSGQAYDESALQKTSIRINELPFLEEVYAPRVTFVRDKAKVTLFLKNKKASQLNLLLGVIPRRTPQTGFEVTGEGKINLQNTLGQGEVIEADFRSYPNSATELKLHTLYPYLPLVPLGIDGRFELYRKDTLFQDVKSILAVQYLFEGNNYLKAFLENTSSNLLSVNESQIINRQKLPNTLDVRRNLYGLEYNWERLDYRLNPRKGIFLHLKGAVGNKRVKENNAILEIADAQPNLDLDFKAQYDALNANPLRYQLQYEIGKYWQLGERLTFKNSLTGGIQSKRDTLQNELFRIGGNKLLRGFDEQSILSVAYHVLSLELRLLTSQNAYLFTFWDGALVQNEGRPTDVPFGFGAGVTFQTGAGVFGLTYALGREQGNAVNLRAGKVHFGYVNYF from the coding sequence TTGAGTTTGAGCTCCCATGGAGTTCTGAAATTTCTTTTCACACGTTGCTACAAATATTCAAGTCCTAATAGAGTCGTTAAATATGTCAAGACATTCGTTATCAGCCTTTTACTCAACATTCCTTTATCCGCCCAAACCCATACGCTCCGAATCATTCCAACAGATACCGACACCACAAAGTTAGCCTTAATTCTGAACGATTACGATTTCCCCAAACAATTCCCCAACAACATTGAAGCCCAAAAAATACTCCCCAACATCCTCAACCAACTTCAAAACCGTGGCTACATTGCCGCCTCTTTTGACAGCCTTCAAAGCGATTCCCTTCAAACCCTTGCCTACCTACATCTCGGCAATCCCTATCATTGGCTGCAATTGCGGAATGGAAATGTTGAGGCGAAAGCATTGGCACAAATTGGTTTTCGGGAGCGGCTGTTCAATAACAGTCAAAACGTTCAGATAGAAGGAATCAAAGCATTGAAGGAAAGGCTGCTGCAATATGCAGAAAACAATGGTTATCCCTTTGCAGCGGTGCAATTGCAAAATGTGGTAATTGGAGAAAATGGAGGCGTGAGTGCCGAATTGTGGATAGAAAAGAATGATTTGGTGTTGATAGACAGCATTTTGACCACCTCCAATGTGAGTATCAGTGAGCGGTATCTGCAAAATTATCTGGGCATCAAATCGGGGCAAGCTTACGATGAATCTGCCCTCCAAAAAACGAGCATCCGCATCAACGAACTCCCTTTTTTGGAGGAAGTCTATGCGCCGCGGGTGACTTTTGTGCGGGACAAAGCCAAAGTGACCCTGTTTTTGAAGAACAAAAAGGCGAGTCAGTTGAATTTGTTGTTGGGAGTCATTCCGAGGCGTACGCCCCAAACGGGTTTTGAAGTGACGGGTGAGGGCAAAATCAATTTGCAGAATACGCTCGGACAGGGCGAAGTCATTGAAGCCGATTTTAGGAGCTATCCCAACAGTGCAACCGAATTGAAGCTGCACACTTTGTACCCTTATTTGCCCTTAGTGCCATTGGGTATTGACGGGCGTTTTGAGTTGTATCGAAAAGACACGCTTTTTCAGGATGTCAAAAGCATCTTGGCGGTGCAGTATTTGTTTGAAGGCAACAACTATTTGAAGGCATTTTTGGAGAACACAAGTTCCAACCTTTTGTCGGTCAATGAATCACAAATCATCAATCGCCAAAAATTGCCAAATACCCTTGATGTGCGCCGCAACCTCTACGGTTTGGAATACAATTGGGAACGGCTCGACTACCGCCTCAATCCCCGAAAGGGCATTTTTCTACACCTCAAAGGCGCAGTCGGCAACAAACGGGTCAAGGAAAACAATGCCATTCTCGAAATTGCAGATGCTCAACCCAATCTCGACCTCGACTTCAAAGCCCAATACGATGCTTTGAATGCAAATCCCTTGCGCTACCAACTGCAATATGAAATTGGTAAATACTGGCAATTGGGCGAAAGGCTGACCTTCAAAAACAGCTTGACAGGTGGTATTCAATCCAAACGTGATACTCTTCAAAATGAACTCTTTAGAATCGGCGGCAACAAACTTCTGAGGGGCTTTGATGAACAATCCATTTTGTCGGTTGCCTACCACGTTCTCAGCCTCGAACTCCGCTTGCTCACCTCTCAAAATGCCTATTTGTTCACCTTTTGGGATGGGGCTTTGGTGCAGAATGAGGGCAGACCGACGGATGTTCCTTTTGGTTTTGGGGCGGGGGTGACTTTCCAAACAGGTGCGGGGGTGTTTGGGCTGACCTATGCTTTGGGGCGTGAGCAGGGAAATGCGGTGAATTTGAGGGCGGGGAAGGTACATTTTGGGTATGTGAATTATTTTTGA